TAAGTAAAACgatacagccactttagaaaacaaactgtttctcaaaaagttaaacatCATGCTACCAAATATCCATAATTCTACTTCTCAGTGTCTACCCAAGAACAATGAAACAGCACCCCATAAAAGTATGTACACACCCACAGTAACGTTGCTTTgaagataaaaacataaaatcttaCAATGTGAACAACTCAAATGccaccaacagatgaatgaaaTGTGGTATGCTGTCAAACTGTCCAATCAGCAttaataaagaatgaaatattgGTAAGTTCTGTAATGAAAATGAACTCAAAACCACTATGATAATTAAAAGAAGCCAATCATAAAACTCCATGTTGCgacgggtggtggtggctcacgcctttaatcccagcactcgggaggcagaggcaggaggatctctgtgagttcaagaccagcctggtctacaagccacagggaaaccctgtcttgaaaaacaaaaacaaaacaaaacaaaacaaaaaaccctccatgTTGCCTGATCCCACACATATCCAGAAGAGGAAGATTTGTCACAGAGACTACACAGGTCAAGTGGCTGCCCAGGACTAAGGGTGGTGGGGGTAGGACTAAGGAAtggttggttatttatttatttttttttttttttggtttttccggacggtttttctgtggctttggaggctgtcctggaactagctcttgtagaccaggctgatctcgaactcacagagatccgcctgcctctgcctcccgagtgctgggattaaaggcatgcgccaccaacgcccagcgaaatGGTTGGTTATTAATGTGCACAGCTTTTCTTTTGTGGCTGATGAAAATGTTCAAAGAGAAAACTAAATTGATAACTGTGTGGTTCTCTAAAAGCACTAAAATCCGTTGAACTGTACactttatccattcattggtgCGTTATTTACCACTTTATTTTGACCCTGTAAGAATGAAtctctttgtagcctaggctggcctcgcttgaggatgaccttgaactctgatcttccaGCCACTTGTGTGCCATAGGATTTATTATAGGTGTGAGTCTTACAATAAGGGCTCAGCTTTATGATATTATGGTCTATAAATTATATCTCCACCAAGATCTTTGAAAAAAGAAGTGGGGGCTAggagtggtgtcacatgcctttaataccatcaatccggaggcagaagcaggtgcatcagtgagttcttggccagccttgtctacagacagagtgaattccagggcagccagagctacacagagaaaccctgtcctacaaaacaaaacaaaacaaaacaaaaaaacaaaagaaggaaagaaagaaagaaagaaagaaagaaagaaagtggatgATGATCTGGGAGAAAGATGGAATGAGGCAAAATTCTAGCAGCTCCAGAAACCAgtcaacacagagacacacacacccacagttACCCAAGACAAAAACTGAACCCACACTGCCCGCTTTCCCTGCTCTTACTATAGCGCCCACTAGGGAGCGGAGCACCTCCCAGGGAGGGCGCGCAAGGATAAGATAGGAATTGTAGTTCCTGGGCCTCGAGTGGGAGGGCGCGAGGCTCCATCTGCGCAGGCGCACTGTGTTTCTGCGCCCGCCGCTGTGGCCATTGTCCGGCCCTGTGGTGGCGGAGGCCGGTTTGCGAAGCTGGCCCTTACGCGGAACAGCCCCGCCGAGAACCGAGACTGCAGCGGGCGCTAGAGGGACGGACCCGAGGTCGCGGATCCCGAAGCCCCGGAGGCGGTGATTCCGAGTGCCGTGGGTAGGAGGCTGTCCTCCCGGCCTCGCCCACCATCCTGCGGGCGGACTGGGCGTGGCCGGAGGGACGGTCCCGAGGCGGCGGGGCCTTTCATCTGGCCTTGAGGGAGCTGCCGGCGGAGGCGGGCTCCTCCCCGCCGTTTAGGCTGAAggggctggagggctggagggGTGGGGCCCCGGGGTAGCGGAGTGAGTGGATCTTGTCCTCTCTCCACAGCCCCGGACCGTAGCCAGCTCACACTGAGGCAGGAATGGCCCCAAGACCTCCGACGGCCACGCCCCAGGTGAGCCGAGCCTTCCCTACCGCCCGCACGGAGCATCCCACCCTGCGAGACCCCCGGGGCGTGTACGGGACAGTTATTGTTCTAGAGATTCTTAGTTTTGATCACTTTGAGTCTCCTAGTCTAGCGAAAACCCTTCTCAAAGTGCCCAGACCTGGTTGGAGCGGAATTCCTGAAAGGGTAGAGGGGACCAGGGAACTGCGATCTTGGGAGGAATTAAATGTTTTGGGATTGTGGACACTGAGCCGTTATTGCTGTGCTGGTTGTTTGAACTCTTCAGTAAGGAATGGAGAGTGTAGGGTGACAAGATAGAAAAGTGAGACGATACGTCCCTGCTTCCCATCCACCGGCCATAAAGAGACAGTAGGGGGCAGACGAGACCTGCTctgagcagaggccagagaaccATCACAGCTGATCCTGGACCCACgatctctttttttcttgccCCTCCCGctcacctttcttttttctttaacagATGTATAATAATTCACACCCTCAGTAGTCCCAGCTTCAGATTAGTTAATAAGAAGTTGATTTGTGCCctgcatgatggctcacacccttaataccagcactcagcaggcagaagcaggcagatctgtgagttcaaggccagcctgatctaccgaatgagttccaagacaaacagcgctgttatacagagaaaccctgtctagaaccccacccccgacacacacacacacacacacacacacacacacacacacacacacacggctgatTTGTTAACCCATTTTATTCTTGTGGCAAAGGGGGCATTTTCTGGACATATGCTCTGAGGTTATCCATTGGTTTACATCAATGAAAACATAATCCACACTCTCATTAGAATAAAGGGTAAAGCTAGGTATataagctcagtggtagatcacttgcctagcttatgtgaggtcctaggttcaattcccagcacctccagGAAAATAAGGATGGGCTGGAGAGTACAGTACAAGGCACACACTGTAAAAGCACACATTGTTATTACAGAAGACAGTTTATCGTTCCCAACACCTATgccagacagctcacaaccaccctgtaATCTGGTTCCAAGGGAGTCGGATATCTCTGGCTTACTtgagcacctgcattcatgtgacCATACTGTTagaacagggagggagagagaacagaaaaatcTCAGCTCAAGGAACAAAGTATCACACGAAGTGAAAGAAGCTTGGCAAGACAATGTATTTCCTAAAAATGGTGCACCGGAACCCAAACTGAGCTAACAAGCACCATTTGCCAAGATGGCTTCTGTCTTATCCCTCACATAGGTGCTGACTGCAACTCATCACATTAATTGAAGCTTGATTTTGTAATCTGACAAGATTTGCTAATTGTTACAAAGAGGAAGGTTCCAGGGAATATAACATGGGTCCTTATTGGACTAGCTACCTTTGTTAGGGAAACAGTTTTCACAATACCCACAGACAGATATATAATagaacaattttttgttttggtttggtttttttttttttgagacagtgtttctttgtgtagttttggctgtcctagaactcactctgtagaccaggctggcctggaactcacagagctccagaactctgcctcctgagtactgggattaaaggtgttcaccaacACCTaccagcaaaataaaataattttaaaattaacaatgaGCTGCAAATTGTagttggtatatatatatatatatatatatatatatatataatcaagttaaatatagataaaaatactaataatatcttttaaaatcagtATATAGGGTCCAAAAAtacagttcagttggtagagtgtttgtctagcattcCTGAAACCCTGGGTTACTATCACTTCATAAACAGGACATGGTCTAGGAAGACGTGGAgataaaaaaaaactagaaaagtcACACTTGGAAAGGAACATTGAGCAAGTTCTAGAATGATGGCTAGAGTATTTTGTGTAGAGCTAAGGGCAGGCAGTGCATTATGGTAAGGATATACAAAgtaaagagatggaaaagaatcAAGTTAAAAGGCAAGGAGTTCATATGACAGAAACATGAGGCATTTGATAGTACACTAAGTTTGAAAGAAGGTGATTCAGAAACCTAGAGAGAATAGTAGGAAGCAGAGATCTAAAGTAATCTAGAAAATCctcatctgtctctgtgggtctttGTAAGCACGGCAGCTGGCCAGCAAAGGAAAAGAAGGCAGTTTGGTTCAGCACAGCTCAGTAGTTGGTGTTGGTTCACAATTCAAAAGTCTGACCCtgagtagtttattttaggcatatttaagcataCCACAAATTGGTGAAAAAATTTCCCGGTGATAATTAATTCTGTGTGCACAACAAAACTGAAGACATGACAacatcaaaactctttgtaaagtacttgtgacatcttccataaagatgggttctatagattAACTGAGGAAGCAGGTTCAAGATGTGTTCTGAGGGAATATATGGCCATAGATTGACAAGATAAACTCCAGATAAAGGTCTGGGGGAGGATCCACTCACCAAATTATTGACCACATCTGCTCTTAGCCTTTTGGGGAGAAAACAGGTTGTACATCTCTCCTTTGGAAGAGACAACCTTGCAGGTAGTTGGGCTTTTTTGAGGGGTGCTTTTTTGTGGGGTGGCAttgaagacaaggtttctctgtgtagccctggctgttctgcaagtgttgggactaaaggtgtgtgccacactgcCCAGCAACAACCCTGCATGTTTAACATTCCTAgttcccctagtgcttatctATGAACACAAGTCTCTTGGAATCATCCAAAAGAAATGTGTTGTCATCTAACCATTATgtaaaaaataagatgaaatttaTTCTTAGTAATGTATATGATTTAACCCAGTATATCCAGAATATTATAACTTCTATTTATAGTCAGTATCTTTAAATTGCTAATGAGATATTCAACCTTGTTATACTGTGGCTTTGAAGTCTATCATGTATTTTTTGCTTATCACACAAACTGATGTCCTCAAGGACCAGCAAGATTGGGTGTAACTATGGCCTACTGAGTAGTGTTTGGGAGAGGAGAGTTGAATTTGTAGTACACTGGGATACTGTTGGTTTCAGGCGATGGGTACCATGACCTGAAGCTTGCTGTGGGGGTTCTGAAATGGTTCAAAACAATAAGGTACAGTTATATGTGGGATGATCTCCAAGAAAGTCTAATGTAAAAATCTAATTGTAGAGCTGGAGATggactcagttggtagaatgcttatctagcatgcaccattccagcaccacaaaaaccggatgtagtggtgcatgccttttaggaagtagaaacagaaggaagaacttCCACTATATAGTGAGGTTGaaatcagcctgggatacatgagaatcGGTCTCAAACATTAGTAAatgggtaggggctggagaggtggttcatcagttaagagcacttaaggTTCAGTTTCCAAAACCCAcagggctgctcacaactgcctgtaacacagttctaggggctctgatgccctctcctcCATGGGCTCCTGCATGACTATAGTGAGCATACACACCCTCagttacacacacataaataaatgaacaaatatttttgaattagtaaacatataaaaagaatttGTGAAGCAATATGTGTGGTGTTTCATAAAGTGTGCCTGCAGTATGTGTGTAAAACATGCACAGGTACTTCTAAGTATATGCACCACCTGTTGAGAATGATTGTATGGGGGAAAAAGAGGACTAGGAGAGTGAAGGCTgtcattttttattcattcctATGTCCCCAGGCTTGAATTTGTaacaaagcaaggaaagaaagcagTGAGGAATGGGCCACTGTATAAAAGGTttgttttggaaggaaaacaGCAAGATAGATGAATGAGAATGTAAGttgtaagctgggcatggtagtgtagGCCTGCAGTCCTAGCCCATGGGAGTAAAGGCAAAAGCATCAGGAATTCAGGGTCACCTTCAGTCATCTATTGATTTGAGGCAACccaggctacacaagaccctggaGAAAAAGGTGGAAAAGGAAAAGTGAAAATAGTATATGCAGGGTTATGGGATCAATTTTTCCCTTTGACTTGGGAAAAGTCACACTAGATGTTTTATAATCAGCATATAAAACCAAACATTTCCCCCTTGAGCAGCAAACACATGATCCCAAGGTCAGTTCCCAGACTCTGAGAAGAGCGTTTGTGGAGTTGGTCCCTACTTGAGCAAGGTTGTGATCCCACAGGAGTCAGTGACATTCAAAGATGTGGCTGTGGACTTTACCCGGGAAGAGTGGCACCATGTGGACCCTGCCCAGAGGAGCTTATACAGGGACGTGATGCTGGAGAATTACAGCCACCTGGTTTCTCTTGGTAAGGAAGGACTGTGTACCCTGCTGTCTCACATACTGCCGGATTCTCCTTCCTCAGTTGCTAAGGTTTGGTGCATGCAGCCTAGGTAACCGAGAGGAAGTCTAGGACTGGTGCCTTTGTTTTTGGGAGCCAGCTTTCCAGGG
The DNA window shown above is from Cricetulus griseus strain 17A/GY chromosome 3, alternate assembly CriGri-PICRH-1.0, whole genome shotgun sequence and carries:
- the Zfp90 gene encoding zinc finger protein 90 homolog isoform X2 gives rise to the protein MAPRPPTATPQESVTFKDVAVDFTREEWHHVDPAQRSLYRDVMLENYSHLVSLGYQVSKPEVIFKLEQGEEPWISEREIQRPFCPVLI